TGATGCGCTCCGACGCACGCACCGGTGGGAGCTCACCCATCTGCCCACCCCTTTCCGTTCCGCCCAGCCTGCCATGCCGAACCTAGCGGCAGGCGAGGGCGATCGTCTGCGGGGCGAGAAACGCGTCGAGGCCGGCCCGACCTCCTTCCCGCCCCAGTCCGCTCAGCTTGCGTCCGCCGAAGGGAACCCGCGGCGTGTTCGGGGTCGTCGAACGCCACCATCGGCGCGTCGCCGCCGAGTTCCGGCACCCACCGCGTCAGGTGCGTGCGACCCTGTTCGGCGACGAGCACGCCGACCCGCGTGGAGCCCAGCGTCCCCGAGCATCGAGCACAGCACGCCCCCGGGCACGTGCCGCTCCACGGTCCCGGCGAAGCGCGGAGCCGAGCCCTCGCGGCCACTTCGGACGGCTCGAACAACACCGTCCATCCCGCCGCGATCTTGCGCGCCGGGATGGACGGTGGGAAGTTCCACGGCGACGGCACGGCGACGACACCCAGCGGACGATCGCTGATCTCATGCTCGATGCCCGGGACGACGCGCGGCGTCGCGCCGGTGCGCGCAGCACGGCGGGGGCGATCCGTTCGGCGAAACCGGCGGACATCCAGGCCCCGGCCCGGGCTTCGGTGACGCGCTTGCCGGTCTCCAGCGCGGTGAACTCCTCCGCGACGGCCGGATCGCGCGGCTCCGCGGCGATGGCCGGCAGGGCCGCGGCCCGCCGGGGCGCGGGCGTGCCCGACCAGCACGGCAGCGCGGCCGACGCGACGTCGGCCGCGCGCTCGGCATCGCAGGTCGCGAGCACGGCTCCGGTCGCGGGCTCGAGGACGTCGACCGGCCACGGCTGCCGGGGGCGGCCGGTACCGCGCACCCGGTAGCCGCGGATCGTGGTGTTCACGGGGTGGCCGCCATCAGGCGGTCGAGGGCCGCCCCGTCGAACTCGGCGCCGAGGCCGGGGCCGGCAGGCAACGCCAGCCGGCCGGACACGGGTTGCGGCGGATCGCACAGGAGCGGGTCGCGCAGCGGGTTGTCCCGCACGTCGTACTCCACGACCGACACCGCAGGAGAGAGGGCGGCCAGCTGCAACGTGGCCAGGTACGCCACGGCGCCGCCGTAGAGGTGCGGCGCGACCTTCTTGCCGCGCGCCTCGGCGAGCGCGCACACCGCCAGCGCCTCGGTGAGACCTCCGGTCTTGGACACGTCCGGCTGCACGACGGCGACCGCGGGCGACTCCACGTAGGACCAGAACGCGGCGCGGCCGTAGACGTTCTCGCCGGTGGCGATGGCCAGGCCGGTCGCTTCGAACAACCGCTCCAGGTCCTCGACCCGGTCACCGCGCACCGGCTCCTCGATCCACGCGACGCCGTGCTCGCGCAGCATCGGAGCCGCCGCGACCGCCTCCTCCACCGACCAGGCCTGGTTGGCGTCACCATAGACCTCGACATCGTCCCCGCAGATGCGGCGCACGGCGGCCAAGTTGGCGTCGTCGGTCTCCGAGCCGAACCCGAGCTTCACCTTGACCGCCCGGAAGCCGCGATCCCGGCAGCGCGCCGCCAGCTCCGCGACCCCGGTGGGGCCGAGACTGCTGGCGTAGACGTCGACCTCGTCGCGGACCCGGCCACCGCCGAGGTCGGCGATCGCACTCCCCTGGCGCCTGCCGCGCAGGTCCCACAACGCCACGTCGACCGCGCTGATCGCCTGCGACACCGGTCCCGGTGCACCCCATTGCCGCCCGAGCGGCGCCAGGGCGCCCACCAGTCGCCGCTGCACCGCGATGATCCGTTCGGTGTCCTGCCCGTCGAGCAACGGGAGCACACCTTCACGCAGGGTGGCGACGCGTTCGGTCGATGCCCATCCGGGGAAGTTCACCCAGCTCTCGCCGCGCCCGACCACCCCCGTCGCGTCCTCCAGCTCGACCAGCACCATGGTCCGGTACGGCAGCGCCGAGAACGACATCGCGATCCCGTCGCGAACCGGAGCCCGCAGCACTCGCACCCGGCTCTCCGCGATTCGTGACTCGCCCACAGGCCCCTCCTGACCTTCGAAGTCTCCATATTACATGTAACATGTCGTCAATTCAAGCTCGACCACCCGAGAAATAACCTTGCATCCCGGAACTACATGTAACATGATGCATGGAGTACCGCTGCGACGACGGCGCGGATACCGTGCGAGATTGGGTGCCCAACGATGAGCAAAGCGACGAGCATGCG
This is a stretch of genomic DNA from Amycolatopsis endophytica. It encodes these proteins:
- a CDS encoding mandelate racemase/muconate lactonizing enzyme family protein, whose translation is MGESRIAESRVRVLRAPVRDGIAMSFSALPYRTMVLVELEDATGVVGRGESWVNFPGWASTERVATLREGVLPLLDGQDTERIIAVQRRLVGALAPLGRQWGAPGPVSQAISAVDVALWDLRGRRQGSAIADLGGGRVRDEVDVYASSLGPTGVAELAARCRDRGFRAVKVKLGFGSETDDANLAAVRRICGDDVEVYGDANQAWSVEEAVAAAPMLREHGVAWIEEPVRGDRVEDLERLFEATGLAIATGENVYGRAAFWSYVESPAVAVVQPDVSKTGGLTEALAVCALAEARGKKVAPHLYGGAVAYLATLQLAALSPAVSVVEYDVRDNPLRDPLLCDPPQPVSGRLALPAGPGLGAEFDGAALDRLMAATP